In the Uranotaenia lowii strain MFRU-FL chromosome 1, ASM2978415v1, whole genome shotgun sequence genome, cgagcgacgagtgttaagaaccatctttggcggcgtacaggagaacggagtgtggaggcaaaggatgaaccacgagctcgcgcgactctacggcgaacccagtatccataaggtggtgaaggctggccggatacgctgggctggacatgttgcgagaatgccggacgactgtcctgcaaaacaggtgttcgctacgaatccgttaggaacaagacgagcggggggcgcaacgagcgaggttgtaataccaagtggagcgtgatctggcgaacgtggggtgcccgagaaattggagaacggttgctatggaccgagtgaattttaggaattatgttcgtcaagttatgtcgtgagacggaatactatgtaaattaaaaaaaaataaagcaaaaatgacaaagctgGCATttaaagatcttgaaaaaatgtcaaaatttgtatAGTCATAACGTTGAATATTGTTTTCCTTGAGTAAAAAATGACATTCTCTAATATGACCATAAAACTTATTCAGGTCGGGTAAATCCaggttattttatcaaaatatcaaaatatcagaCTTCCAGAAACCGAgcattattgttttgttgaatACTTAAGAGTTTTGTGTTTGAATTTGCAAATAAAGGGAATAAATCCggttgtttttcaataatatccgggaaaaccgggaaatctgcaAGCTTTTGATAGACCaacttaaaaaatgttgaagttGCCTTGATtatgaagaaaaattattattttcggcAATATGCTCCTTACAGAATACTTGCGACTAAACAATGATGTGATTAAGATAGCTAGATGATCGtaattcataaattcatataAGGAGGCTTTTTACCATGGATGATATAGAATATGAACATAAAACTgcgatatttataaaaaatgtaaaagcaGTGTACAGCCAAGCAGGTATTTTTGGCGAAAAGTTACGCTAGCATAGCGACCAAGACCATAAACGTATCGCCCACATGCATTATTAACATACgatgaaaatgagaaatgttgccgtttaaaaatttaaaacaactaCAAGATGAAATGTGGtagcaaaaatgttttgaagGGTTTTAATTGTTTGGTGGAATCTGAGTGTATATGGTACTTATGTTAAATCTTTTGAGGGTGGAGTAGATTTTCGAACACTGCTGCGTGATTTGTGAGCcccaacatttgaaaaaaaaaaattaattgaaagatGAAATTGTCTATGAAGATTTCAATGATAGTCTACgctaataaataataaaatgaaaatacaaCTTTATAATCTCAACaagatttcatattttttctgtttagaaaaaattgaaagtttacgtTCACCTGAAGCTTAAAATCCAACTTGACAAATCCAATCAGTTTCTACATTTTTATATAAAGTACCTGCTATTAGTAAGTACCTACTAATCGAAATCTGCCTTACGCATCCCAAACAAACTCAACACAGTAAGACTGATATTTTCTATTATTGTTTGATCAGCCAGTGGGTGGTTTGCAAacaacttacatttttttttgcttccactcataacgaaaaaaatctgtttccgTAACATTGATACTCACCGCCAGACTTGTGTAGCCATCGCCTTTAAATGTGCTGTCGTCTGATATGATGCTGTTAATCACCGTTTGCTGGAATATGGAAGAATGCACAAAAATACTCAACATCAGAACAACGCCAGCATGGTATGGATCCGTATGAGATCCATCGATTCCTTACTTGAATGTTGCCCATCGTTTGGAACGCGGTGAACAGCAACATAAATCCGAGCCCCAAAATGATAACATTGACCAGTCGTTGATCCATGGCTCTGGTTTGGTTCGATCACAGATTCGttgaaggaatatttaaaacaaaaacaaaaaaaaacacgggcTTTGTTTTGCTCGTCACTACATTAAATTTATTCGACACTCTATCATTTCCCGACACGTAACGTACTTCTCACTTTACTATCGTAGTAAATAATCCGTTGATGGCATTCGGCCAACCAAAATGCAACGTTTTGGTATGCACTTAGCGTAAGAGAACCCCCCTCCGATTTTGATAACATCCACCGAAATTCactcaacaaaacaaaacacaaacgaTAGTTTGGTGAGATGGTTTGGGCCTCACTGGATCGACACTGGACAAATCAACCGCGCCAACCGATGGACGGCAAACTATTGAAAGCTGTCTAGCTAGGGAAAAATATGAAACGTTGTGTACTTTCCAGTAAGTAATCGCCATCTGATGAGAGCAAACAGCGAAggttccatttatttggatggCAAATGCGTCGACTACGGGAGAAGATTTCTCGCCCACACCATGGAAGGTACTGGGCGTTGAAGGCGTTGAAACGAGCGTACCAGCTGAGTCGAAATGAAGAATGTTGAAAATCGATTGATCGGTAGTGTAGGAGGTAAACTTTTTACGAGATAGAGAAACTGACTGAACCATCTGAGCACTGCTCTGCTAAACACAAAAGAAACTCTAGGCAGACAGGCACTAAGCGAATCGAGGAGGGGTGGTCACTATCACGTGGCTTAGCAGCGCTCTCATCTTACCCGTACTCGTTCGTAAGTATACGATCAGCTAAACAGTAGTGGTCGCAAGATCACTACACTGGTCAGCTGCAGATCAGAAAGCGAAAGCTTTtttatcaaagcaat is a window encoding:
- the LOC129756282 gene encoding UNC93-like protein MFSD11; translation: MDQRLVNVIILGLGFMLLFTAFQTMGNIQQTVINSIISDDSTFKGDGYTSLAVIYGVLSISNWVSPSVLSKTGPKLAMLLGASTYW